The following nucleotide sequence is from Rubrobacter radiotolerans DSM 5868.
TCCGGGCTCGGACGGGGAGATCGGCCAGCCTCTGGGGCTCGTCTCGGAACTCCCTCTGAAGCTTCTTGAACGGGGCGCGGTCGGGGCGACGTTCAGGCTTTCGGAGGGCGAGTCGGCGACGTTCGTGCTCTCGGAGCGACCCGAGGACGAGCCCTCGCACGTGCTCTCCGAGGCGGCCTTCGACGCTTTGCTCGAACGGACGATCCGCTACTGGCGAAGCTGGGTCTCGGGGTGCACCTACACCGGACGCTGGCGCGAGACGGTCGTCCGGAGCGCGCTCGCCCTGAAGCTCATGGTCTACGACCCGACGGGAGCGCTCGTCGCCGCGCCGACGATGGGGCTCCCGGAGAGGGTCGGCGGCGAGCGGAACTGGGACTACCGCTACACCTGGCTCAGGGACGCGGCCTTCACGCTGTATGCGCTCATGGCGATAGGCTTCGACGACGAGGCCGGAAAGTTCATGGACTGGCTCCGGGACCGCTGCCAGGAGGACGACGACGGGCTTATGCAGCCGCTCTACGGGCTCGACGGCAGAAAGAAGATCCCGGAGAGCGAGCTCTCTCACCTCTCGGGCTACAGGGGCTCGGGACCGGTGAGGCTCGGGAACGCGGCCCACGAGCAGGTCCAGCTCGACATCTACGGCGCGGCACTTGACGCGGCCTACCTCTACAACAAGCACGGAGCCCCCCTCGACTACGACCTCTGGCAGAACCTCCGGCGCATCCTCAACTGGCTCTGCGACAACTGGCGTCAGCCCGACGACGGGATCTGGGAGGTCCGGGGCGGCCGGAGGCAGTTCGTCTCCTCGAAGGTGATGTGCTGGGTCGCCCTTGAGCGGGCCATGCGCATCGCCGCGCAGCGCGGTCTTCCCGCCGGGGACGGTCGCTGGCAGCGGGTAAGGGACGATATCTACGAGGAGATCATGGACCGCGGCTGGAACGAGAGGAAGCAGGCGTTCGTCCAGCACTACGACTCGGACGCCCTCGACGCCTCGGTCCTTCTCATGCCGCTCGTGAAGTTCGTGGGTCCCACCGACCCGCGCTGGCAGTCAACCCTGGAGGCCGTCCAGCGCGAGCTCGCCCACGACACCCTCGTGGACCGCTACCGCGTCGGCAAGGCCGCCTCCGACGGACTGGAGGGCGACGAGGGCTCCTTCAGCATCTGCTCGTTCTGGCTTGTCGAGTGCCTGACGCGCGCCGGGAGGCTCGAAGACGCGCGCCTCGCCTT
It contains:
- a CDS encoding glycoside hydrolase family 15 protein, which gives rise to MDYLPIEDHGVIGDLHTAALVGTDGTVDWLCLPAFDSPSVFCSILDSEKGGHFKLHPLAKSRSQQLYIPETNVLMTRFLCAEGMAEVTDFMPVMRDMDEPHRLIRNVRVVRGTLSFRVECRPAFDYARREHTVEPCKGGYRFVPKEKLSGPPGSDGEIGQPLGLVSELPLKLLERGAVGATFRLSEGESATFVLSERPEDEPSHVLSEAAFDALLERTIRYWRSWVSGCTYTGRWRETVVRSALALKLMVYDPTGALVAAPTMGLPERVGGERNWDYRYTWLRDAAFTLYALMAIGFDDEAGKFMDWLRDRCQEDDDGLMQPLYGLDGRKKIPESELSHLSGYRGSGPVRLGNAAHEQVQLDIYGAALDAAYLYNKHGAPLDYDLWQNLRRILNWLCDNWRQPDDGIWEVRGGRRQFVSSKVMCWVALERAMRIAAQRGLPAGDGRWQRVRDDIYEEIMDRGWNERKQAFVQHYDSDALDASVLLMPLVKFVGPTDPRWQSTLEAVQRELAHDTLVDRYRVGKAASDGLEGDEGSFSICSFWLVECLTRAGRLEDARLAFDKMLSYANHLGLYAEEIGSSGEHLGNFPQAFTHLSLISAAVHLDRALGSR